The following proteins are encoded in a genomic region of Saccharopolyspora antimicrobica:
- a CDS encoding peptide MFS transporter — protein sequence MSSPTVADAPQKGFFGHPRGLSTLFFTEMWERFSYYGMRAILAYYLYSAIADGGLGIPESTALSVVGVYGASVYMTGVVGGWLADRVMGAQSAVFWGGVVIMLGHICLALPGGVTTVVLGLVLLVIGTGLLKPNVSGLVGGLYSDDDTRRDAGFSIYYMGINIGGLLAPLVAGTLGERVGWHWGFGAAAVGMAIGLVQYSLGRKNLGTAGLKPVNPLPPEHKGRVLGRAIGIAVLFVVVLGGLSVSGMVGLDGLVNLISVISAVLPVVYFAVMLSSKQITKVERDRLIAYIPLFLATALFFLLFEQQPNTLANIAEADTELEVFGFMVPASWFQSINSAAIIILAPVLAALWMKLGNRQPSTPQKFVGGLFFVGLAFLWVVLSKTVVGTDKHLPLMLAMVFVILTLGELLLSPVGLSASTKLAPKVFASQTMGLYFLAPAMGQGLGAQLVKSYSVDNQQVYFGIVGLATIGCAALLLVFSKSIKRKMHGVL from the coding sequence GTGAGTTCACCCACGGTTGCGGACGCACCGCAGAAGGGGTTCTTCGGACACCCCCGCGGCCTGTCGACGCTGTTCTTCACCGAGATGTGGGAGCGCTTCTCCTACTACGGCATGCGGGCGATCCTGGCCTACTACCTGTACAGCGCGATCGCCGACGGCGGCCTGGGCATCCCGGAATCGACCGCGCTGTCGGTGGTCGGCGTCTACGGTGCCTCGGTGTACATGACCGGCGTCGTCGGCGGCTGGCTGGCCGACCGGGTCATGGGTGCGCAGTCGGCGGTGTTCTGGGGCGGCGTGGTCATCATGCTCGGCCACATCTGCCTGGCGCTGCCCGGTGGTGTCACCACCGTGGTGCTCGGCCTGGTGCTGCTGGTCATCGGCACCGGCCTGCTCAAGCCGAACGTCTCCGGCCTGGTCGGCGGCCTCTACAGCGACGACGACACCCGTCGCGACGCCGGCTTCTCGATCTACTACATGGGCATCAACATCGGTGGCCTCCTCGCGCCGCTGGTCGCGGGCACGCTCGGCGAGCGGGTCGGCTGGCACTGGGGCTTCGGCGCGGCTGCGGTCGGCATGGCGATCGGGCTGGTGCAGTACTCGCTCGGCCGCAAGAACCTCGGCACGGCCGGGCTCAAGCCGGTCAACCCGCTGCCCCCGGAGCACAAGGGCCGCGTGCTGGGCCGCGCGATCGGCATCGCGGTGCTGTTCGTGGTGGTGCTCGGCGGTCTGTCGGTGAGCGGCATGGTGGGGTTGGACGGCCTGGTCAACCTGATCAGCGTCATCTCGGCGGTGCTGCCGGTCGTCTACTTCGCGGTGATGCTCTCCAGCAAGCAGATCACCAAGGTCGAGCGGGACCGGCTCATCGCCTACATCCCGCTGTTCCTGGCCACCGCGCTGTTCTTCCTGCTGTTCGAGCAGCAGCCGAACACGCTGGCCAACATCGCCGAGGCGGACACCGAACTGGAGGTCTTCGGGTTCATGGTCCCGGCCTCGTGGTTCCAGTCGATCAACTCGGCGGCGATCATCATCCTGGCGCCGGTGCTGGCCGCGCTGTGGATGAAGCTGGGCAACCGCCAGCCCTCCACCCCGCAGAAGTTCGTCGGCGGGCTGTTCTTCGTCGGCCTCGCGTTCCTGTGGGTCGTGCTGTCGAAGACCGTCGTCGGCACCGACAAGCACCTGCCGCTGATGCTGGCGATGGTGTTCGTGATCCTGACCCTCGGTGAGCTGCTGCTCTCCCCGGTCGGCCTGTCGGCCAGCACCAAGCTGGCGCCGAAGGTCTTCGCGTCCCAGACGATGGGCCTGTACTTCCTGGCCCCGGCGATGGGCCAGGGCCTGGGCGCCCAGCTGGTGAAGTCCTACTCGGTGGACAACCAGCAGGTCTACTTCGGCATCGTCGGCCTGGCCACCATCGGCTGCGCCGCGCTGCTGCTGGTGTTCTCCAAGAGCATCAAGCGGAAGATGCACGGCGTGCTCTGA
- a CDS encoding alpha/beta hydrolase — protein MKRSFALGLAGAAVLASTAVTGVTAQAGPGLQFGPCPEDVGKHYPQLQCAELQVPLDHRDPGGEQLKLLVSKQPARKPEARRGVLLINPGGPGGPGVGFAGALAPKLPGQVLDSYDLIGFDTRNTAHSTPITCVDAATYWKAPLPDPDSPQAREQNWQRAQQYADGCQQRAGKYLPHLTTPSNAQDMDRIREALGEERISYLGYSYGTYLGAVYGQLFPERVDRMVLDSVVNPATSEIWYRHNLNQDVAAQHRLGMYFDWIARHDQVFHLGTERAQVQAAWDGVQAELRKAPRGQLGPSEFIETTFNALYGESSWKDIAEGLADFHLRNDDKKLGSLVKPKDELAENGNAIYNAVECVDAPWPTRQREWERDSERLAADYPLAAWYNSWTVAPCRFWHAPAQQPLKITGAGLPPVLLINSEHDVATPHHGALEMRRSLPSSVLVTEKDAGKHGVWALAGNAEADRIGTDYLVNGVLPPDDVTLPGHPDPDPAAAPPASKTLDLP, from the coding sequence GTGAAGCGCTCGTTCGCACTCGGCCTGGCCGGTGCCGCGGTGCTCGCCAGCACAGCGGTCACCGGGGTGACCGCGCAGGCGGGACCGGGCCTGCAGTTCGGACCGTGCCCGGAGGACGTCGGCAAGCACTACCCGCAGCTGCAGTGCGCCGAGCTGCAGGTCCCGCTGGACCACCGCGACCCGGGCGGCGAACAGCTGAAACTGCTCGTCTCCAAGCAGCCCGCGCGCAAACCCGAAGCCCGCCGCGGCGTGCTGCTGATCAACCCCGGAGGTCCCGGCGGACCGGGTGTCGGGTTCGCCGGAGCGCTGGCTCCCAAGCTGCCCGGGCAGGTGCTCGACAGCTACGACCTGATCGGCTTCGACACCCGCAACACCGCGCACAGCACGCCGATCACCTGCGTCGACGCGGCCACCTACTGGAAGGCGCCGCTGCCCGACCCGGACTCGCCGCAGGCGCGGGAGCAGAACTGGCAGCGCGCCCAGCAGTACGCCGACGGCTGCCAGCAGCGCGCCGGCAAGTACCTGCCGCACCTCACCACCCCGTCCAACGCCCAGGACATGGACCGGATCCGGGAGGCCCTGGGCGAGGAGCGGATCAGCTACCTCGGCTACTCCTACGGCACCTACCTGGGCGCGGTGTACGGGCAGCTCTTCCCGGAGCGGGTGGACCGGATGGTCCTGGACAGCGTGGTCAACCCGGCCACCTCGGAGATCTGGTACCGCCACAACCTCAACCAGGACGTCGCCGCCCAGCACCGGCTCGGGATGTACTTCGACTGGATCGCCCGGCACGACCAGGTCTTCCACCTGGGCACCGAGCGCGCCCAGGTGCAGGCCGCGTGGGACGGCGTGCAGGCCGAGCTGCGCAAGGCGCCCCGCGGGCAGCTGGGCCCGTCGGAGTTCATCGAGACCACCTTCAACGCGCTCTACGGCGAGAGCTCCTGGAAGGACATCGCCGAAGGACTGGCCGACTTCCACCTCCGCAACGACGACAAGAAGCTCGGCTCCCTGGTCAAGCCCAAGGACGAGTTGGCCGAGAACGGCAACGCCATCTACAACGCGGTGGAGTGCGTGGACGCGCCGTGGCCGACCCGGCAGCGCGAGTGGGAGCGCGACTCCGAACGGCTGGCCGCCGACTACCCGCTGGCCGCCTGGTACAACAGCTGGACCGTGGCGCCCTGCCGGTTCTGGCACGCGCCCGCCCAGCAGCCGCTGAAGATCACCGGTGCCGGTCTGCCGCCGGTGCTGCTGATCAACTCCGAGCACGACGTGGCCACGCCGCACCACGGCGCGCTGGAGATGCGCCGCTCGCTGCCGTCGTCGGTCCTGGTCACCGAGAAGGACGCGGGCAAGCACGGGGTGTGGGCGCTGGCGGGCAACGCCGAAGCCGACCGCATCGGCACCGACTACCTGGTCAACGGAGTGCTGCCGCCCGACGACGTCACGCTCCCCGGGCACCCGGACCCCGACCCGGCGGCCGCCCCGCCCGCGTCGAAGACCCTCGACCTGCCGTGA